The Devosia sp. genome segment GGCGCACAGCAGTACGATGGAGGCCCAGATCAGGAACCGCCCTGCGCCACCCGACGATACGGGCCGCGGCATGTCGACCGGGGAGGTGCTCATATCGTTGCTCCTTTGGGCACGCGCAGCGCGCGCAGGAAGAACAGCGTGGCGGCAATCGAAATGGCCAGGATCACCAGCGCATAGGCCGAGGCCACGTTGCGGTCCTGCAGTGCAAACTGCCAGTTGAAGGTCTCGCCCATGAGGACGGGCAGGGTGGTTCCGCCCAGAGCGGTCACCACGGCGAAAACTTCAAACGCCGCCAGGGTGCGCAGGATCAGCGCCGATTGCAGGCTCGGTCGCAGGAGCGGCAGCGTGATGCGCCAGAAGCGTTGCCAGCCATTGGCGCCGAAAACTTCACCGGCCTCGTAATATTCCTTGGGGATCAGCCCCATGCCCGAGACCAGAATGACCATGACAATGGCGGTGGCGCGCCACAACTCGGCCAGGACCACGGCGAGAAAGATCACCCATATGTTCTGATAGCCGAGGAACAGGATGGGCTGTTCGATCACGCCCAGTCCCGCCAGCATGGAGTTGAGAAACCCCGACTGCTCGAAAATCGCCAGCCAGACGATGCCGGCGGCGAGGTCGGACAGACCCAGCGGGATCGAGAAGATGTAGAGAACGGTGCTGCGCCCGGTCTTGAGCTTGGTGACGATGGTCGCCATCGAGAGGGCCATCACCAGTTGCAGCGGCACAACAACCGCCGCAAGCAGGAGTGTCCAGCCCAGCGCGGTGTTGAACTTCCAGTGCGTGACCATCGTCGTGATCGGCTGCAGCGAGAAACCGCCATCCCGCGTCACCGCCAGAATGGCAATCTGGATGAACGGATAGACGAAGAACACCAACAGGAAGATCGTCGCCGGCAGAAGCATCAGATAAGGCAGGAACCTGGCTGGCATGGCGGCACTCCAAAATGGGGCGGATCACTGCCCGGCGATGAACCGTCGGGCAGTGAGCTTGAAAGGAGGGCGGTTTAGTCGACCGGGCAGGGCCCTTCCGATGCGGCATCAGGCAGCCAGCACGGTGCATTGGCCTGTTCCATGATGCTGCGCAACGTGTCCG includes the following:
- a CDS encoding sugar ABC transporter permease; its protein translation is MPARFLPYLMLLPATIFLLVFFVYPFIQIAILAVTRDGGFSLQPITTMVTHWKFNTALGWTLLLAAVVVPLQLVMALSMATIVTKLKTGRSTVLYIFSIPLGLSDLAAGIVWLAIFEQSGFLNSMLAGLGVIEQPILFLGYQNIWVIFLAVVLAELWRATAIVMVILVSGMGLIPKEYYEAGEVFGANGWQRFWRITLPLLRPSLQSALILRTLAAFEVFAVVTALGGTTLPVLMGETFNWQFALQDRNVASAYALVILAISIAATLFFLRALRVPKGATI